The Myxococcales bacterium DNA window GCCAAGATCGTCTACCGGGTCTCGTACAAGTGGAACATCGATCTATGCAAGAGCCAGTCGTAGCGCTCGAGGTCCAGCACCTCACCGTCCACTACGGCCGCCGGATCGCCGTCGACGACCTCGGGCTGACGGTGACCGCGGGGAGCATGGTGGCGCTGCTGGGCCCCAACGGCGCCGGCAAGAGCACCGCGCTGCTCGCGATCGCCGGCGGCCTGCGCCCGACCCAGGGCGAGATCTCGATCGCCGGCACCGACCTCGCGCTCGATCCGCTGGCGGCCAAGCGCAAGCTCGGGCTGGCCGACCAGCCGCCATCGCTCTACGAGTACTTCACCGTGGCCGAGCACGTCGCGATGGTGGCGACCGTGCGCGGCGCCGACGATCGCGCCGCCGAGCGGGCGCTGCTCGACGAGCTGGGGCTGGCGGCGGTGGCCGATCGGCCGTGCCGCGAGCTGTCGTTCGGCATGCGCCAGCGGGTCGGCCTGGCCGCGGCGCTGGTCGCCGAGCCGGCGGTGGTGCTGCTCGACGAGACCCTCAACGGCCTCGACCCGCACGCGGCCCGACGCGCGCGCGTGTGCCTGACCGCCGCCGCCGCGCGCGGCGCCGCGATCGTCATGTCGACCCACCTGCTCGACGTGGCCGAGCGCATGGCGTCGCGCGTGCTGATCATGGACCAGGGCAAGCTCGTCACCGACCTGGCCGGCGACGAGCTGCGCGCGCGCGTGGCCGCGGGGCCGGGCGCGCTCGAGGAGCTCTACGTCGGCCTGGTCGCCGACCGCGGCGTGGCCTGACATGGTCGACGGACGCGCGCTCCTGGCCTGGGCCGATCTCGACGAGCGCCGCCGCCGCGGCAGCCGACCGAGCGGCGCGCTGGTGCTGGCGCTGCTCGCGGGGCTGGGCCTGGCCGCGCTCGCGCTCGCGCGCGACGGCTGGCTCGACGGCGCCCGGGTCGCGCCGGGGCCGGTGTACCTGATCGCGGTCGCGCTGGTCGCGCTGGTCCCGACGATGATGATGGCGCCGCACCGGATGTTCTGGCGCGCCGACGCGGCGATGGTGGCGCGCCTGCCGATCCCCGGCGGCGCGCTGTGGTGGGTCGCGCTGGTGCGCGCGGTCCGCGGCGCCGCCCTCGGCGTCGTGGTCGCGGCGCCGACCGCGATCGTCGCGACGATCGCCGACGCCGGCACCGGCGCGCGGTTCGCGGCGGTGATCGCGGCGCTGGCGGTGGTCGCGGCCGCGCTCGTGCCGGCGGTGTGCGTCGGCGCCGCCCACGTCGTCGCGTCGGGGCAGGCCGCGGCCGCGACCCAGGCCCTCGGCGGCGATCAGCAGGTCCCGACCACGACGCTCCTGGGCGCGCTGCCCGGGGCCACGATCGCCGGGGTCGTGCTCGCCGCCGCGGCGACCGGCGGCTGGATCGCCGACGGCGCCGGCGCCCAGGGGCCGCTGGTGCTGGCCGGGCTCGCGCTCGCCGCCGCGCTCGCCGCCGCCGCCGCCACCGCGGCCGCGCCCCGGGTCTACCCGCGGGCGATGCGCGAGGTCGCCGCGCTCGATCGCCAGCTGCTCGCGCACCTCGAGATCGATCGCGCCACCGCGGTCGAGCGCGCGGCCGGCGCCCGGCTCGGCGGCGACGCCAGCCGCGTCTTCGATCGCCTGGCGCGGCTGACGCGCCGGCGCTATCCGCTGTTCGCGCTGGCCGGCGCCGGCGCCGCGATCGCGCTGGTCGCGCTCGGGCTGGGCCGGCCCGCCGACGCCGACGCCTGGCTGGCGATCACCGCCGGCGCCGCCGCCGCGATCGCGGCGACGCTCGCGCGCGCGACCGGCCAGCCGCCCCTCGAGCTGGCGCGGTCATCGGCGACGCTGCCGCTGGCCCCCGCCGCGATCACCCGGGCCCGCCGGGCGACCGTGGCGCTGTGGCTCGCGGTCTGGACGCTCGCGCCGACCGCGATCGCCGTCGCGACCAGCCCGCGGCCGGCGACCACCGGGGCGCTCGTCGCCGTCGGCGCCGCGATCGGCACCGCCCTCGGCGCGCTGCGCCGCTCACGCGCCTGACGGCGAGCGCGCCGACGCTCAGCGCGCGGTCGCGAACACGTGCAGCGACCGCGCGCACGACACGTCAGCCCGCGATCGTGAACCGTCGCCCGCGCGGGGGGGGGGGGGGGGGGGGGGGGGGGGGGGGGGGGGGGGGGGGGGGGGGGGGGCGGGGGGGGGGGGGGGGGGGGGGGGGCGGCCGACGCTCAGCTCGCGGTCGCGAACACGTGCAGCGAGCGCGCGCACGACTCGGCGTCGCGCCCGGCCTGGCGCAGATCGAACAGGCCGATCACCTCGGTGCGCGCGCCCGGCTCGACGTTGGCGATGAAGCGGGTCACCGACGACACGATGAAGTACAGCCCGAGCCCGGCCCCGGCCGCCTCGCTCGACCCGCGCGGCCGCCCGCGCTCGGCGCGCGCGCGCTGCAGGTGATCGACGATCGCGCCCTTCACCAGCGCGCCGAAGCGATCCTCGACCGACACCGCGAAGTGGCGGCCGTCCGACGCCCACCGCAGCCGCGCCGGCGCCGCCACCCGCGCGAGCAGATCGGTCGGCAGCTGCGGCGCGTCGCCGAGCGCGGCCGCCGGCGCGTCGTACATCGCGTTCATCAGCAGCTCGTCGACGACGCTCTCGACCCGCGCGACCATCGGCCGGCGGGCCCCGGCCTCGCGCGCCGACGCGGTCACGGCCAGGAGCGCCGCGCGCTTCTCCTCGTAGTTCGCGACCTCGAGCTCGGTCACGCGCACGCCCCACGCCAGGTACTTCTCGAGCCCGAAGATGTCGCCCGACGACAGC harbors:
- a CDS encoding ABC transporter ATP-binding protein; translated protein: MQEPVVALEVQHLTVHYGRRIAVDDLGLTVTAGSMVALLGPNGAGKSTALLAIAGGLRPTQGEISIAGTDLALDPLAAKRKLGLADQPPSLYEYFTVAEHVAMVATVRGADDRAAERALLDELGLAAVADRPCRELSFGMRQRVGLAAALVAEPAVVLLDETLNGLDPHAARRARVCLTAAAARGAAIVMSTHLLDVAERMASRVLIMDQGKLVTDLAGDELRARVAAGPGALEELYVGLVADRGVA